A stretch of the Acyrthosiphon pisum isolate AL4f chromosome A2, pea_aphid_22Mar2018_4r6ur, whole genome shotgun sequence genome encodes the following:
- the LOC100575346 gene encoding serine/threonine-protein kinase S6KL isoform X2: MDCRPWSRESKKKWKDSTIDRLKASKTVWPIPQIEQVFLPDFKIKSQINEYSFKSLELICNGVFGKVYKVEKLNSSGDLYAMKILEKSSVVCENGVQQVKNEVQIQSLCGHHPFIVNCPFFWQNRNQLFIVSEYVGGGELLKLLQKYGPLPEELCRVYFAELVIIIDFLHNAGVIYRDIKPENILLDDNGHLQLIDFGLSKWLPQGCHTSTICGTTQYMAPEVLESEPYYSHAVDWWSAGVLLFQMLTNQLQYYHLL, encoded by the exons ATGGATTGTAGACCTTGGTCAAGAGAATCAAAAAAGAA GTGGAAAGACTCAACTATTGATCGATTGAAAGCTAGTAAAACAGTATGGCCTATTCCTCAGATAGAACAAGTTTTTTTaccagattttaaaattaaatcccaaataaatgaatattcatTTAAG AGCTTGGAACTAATTTGTAATGGTGTTTTTGGCAAAGTCTACAAAGTTGAGAAATTAAATTCCAGTGGTGATTTATATGCTatgaaaatattggaaaaatcatcg gtTGTATGTGAAAATGGAGTACAACAAGTTAAGAATGAAGTACAAATTCAATCATTATGTGGTCATCATCCATTTATTGTGAATTGCCcatttttttggcaaaatagGAATCAATTGTTCATTg ttagtgAGTATGTTGGAGGCGGTGAATTATTGaaactattacaaaaatatggaCCACTACCTGAAGAATTATGTCGTGTATATTTTGctgaattagttattataatag attTTCTACATAATGCCGGAGTTATATACAGAGATATAAaaccagaaaatatattattagacgATAATGGGCATCTTCAGTTGATTGATTTTGGTCTTTCTAAATGGCTTCCACAAGGCTGTCATACATCTACTATTTGTGGAACTACTCAGTATATGg ctCCAGAAGTCTTAGAGTCTGAACCATATTATAGTCACGCTGTAGATTGGTGGTCCGCTGGAGTTCTCTTATTTCAAATGCTTACAAAtcag CTGCAGTATTATCATTTGTTGTGA
- the LOC100169357 gene encoding neurofilament heavy polypeptide: protein MKTIILGLCLFGALFWSTQSMPVGEVAPAVPAVPSEAVPQKQVEAKPETNAASPVSDAKPESDSKPVDAEVKPTVSEVKAESEQKPSGEPKPESDAKPVVASESKPESDPKPAAVVESKPENDAVAPETNNDAKPENAAAPVSENKPATDAKAETELIAQAKPESKPASDLKAEPEAAKPNSEVPVALPLNPTETKATQQSVETNQVEQAAPAAAQADPAAAPAADPAPAPAAAPVAAEEAKLSESAPSTENKAAEEPSKPAEQQSAKPVEDAVPAASEISETKVSPAVPAVPEVPASPSAPAVADPVSAPEAEKNAEPAKAANSAEPAVQSEAKPAEDIQKSGAVVSAENPKPVEEQKPAEVAKPAEQSKSEAPAEAPKPTEQSAAEEPKKPESANDEKKEQHSVNKRDATKEKKPTDSIMKKQKQKKAN, encoded by the coding sequence ATGAAAACTATAATCTTGGGACTATGCCTGTTCGGAGCTCTCTTCTGGAGTACCCAATCCATGCCTGTTGGTGAAGTAGCACCAGCAGTACCAGCAGTACCATCTGAAGCCGTACCTCAAAAGCAAGTAGAAGCTAAACCAGAAACTAATGCAGCTTCACCGGTGAGCGATGCTAAGCCCGAAAGCGATTCGAAACCTGTAGATGCGGAAGTTAAGCCTACTGTCAGCGAAGTAAAGGCTGAAAGCGAACAAAAACCTTCAGGTGAACCAAAACCCGAAAGCGATGCAAAGCCTGTTGTGGCCAGCGAGTCAAAACCAGAAAGCGACCCTAAACCCGCAGCTGTTGTAGAATCCAAACCAGAAAATGATGCGGTTGCACCGGAAACAAATAATGATGCTAAACCAGAAAACGCTGCAGCACCAGTCAGTGAAAATAAACCAGCAACTGACGCCAAGGCCGAAACTGAATTGATCGCTCAAGCTAAGCCAGAATCCAAACCTGCCAGTGACTTAAAGGCTGAACCAGAAGCCGCTAAGCCTAACAGCGAGGTACCTGTAGCTCTACCGCTCAACCCAACTGAAACAAAAGCAACCCAACAATCCGTCGAGACCAACCAAGTTGAACAAGCAGCGCCTGCAGCTGCACAAGCAGATCCAGCTGCTGCTCCCGCTGCTGATCCCGCTCCTGCTCCCGCTGCCGCTCCAGTTGCTGCCGAAGAAGCCAAACTCTCCGAATCTGCTCCATCAACTGAAAACAAAGCTGCCGAAGAACCATCCAAGCCAGCTGAGCAACAATCAGCCAAACCAGTGGAAGATGCTGTACCGGCAGCCAGTGAAATATCTGAGACCAAGGTATCACCCGCCGTACCCGCAGTACCTGAAGTACCTGCATCTCCATCAGCACCTGCAGTGGCCGATCCAGTATCTGCACCTGAAGCTGAAAAGAACGCTGAACCCGCAAAAGCAGCAAATTCCGCAGAACCAGCTGTTCAATCAGAAGCTAAACCTGCCGAAGATATCCAAAAATCAGGTGCTGTGGTATCTGCAGAAAACCCAAAGCCAGTTGAAGAACAGAAACCTGCCGAAGTAGCAAAACCAGCCGAACAATCAAAATCTGAAGCCCCAGCTGAAGCACCGAAACCGACCGAACAAAGTGCAGCGGAAGAACCAAAAAAGCCCGAATCTGCCAATGACGAAAAGAAAGAACAACACTCCGTGAACAAACGGGACGCAACCAAAGAAAAGAAGCCCACTGACTCAATTATGaagaaacaaaaacaaaagaaaGCAAACTAG